A window of Thermosipho affectus contains these coding sequences:
- a CDS encoding glycosyltransferase family 4 protein has product MNLERFILNGEFKKVVEFLEKGAKSAKDFNILGVAYYNLGKRNKAISNFKRALYLDQNNIDALFNLSEIYIQLGKYVKAKDYVLMLLKMYPTWDVYDMLSNIYTFEGFFESAYESLKKAIAIAPQEKAHLLREKLDLLTERMEKVKLQKKLAIVCAKGFDNFIDDIVHELSDQYWVQRRVVKTEKEIKDAINWADIVWLEWANEVAVIATNYPEIKGKRVVLRLHGYESLRKDFLLKINWNNVDDLIFVAKNVMKTAVENQPIIQTIPIHFVPNGINLEKYKYKVREKGYNIGFLGFFNYKKNPILAVQILKKLVDKDKKYKLYWAGQIQDDRMWRYINYILKKMGIIENFVFDGWVDDTDEWLEDKDVFLSTSIHEGYGIAIMEAMAKGIKPVIHNFYIAEEFYPKKYLFNTVDEAVDMITNDDYTSDEYRKFIKKYSLKNQIQKIKSIIQGI; this is encoded by the coding sequence ATGAATTTAGAAAGATTTATTTTAAATGGAGAATTTAAAAAAGTTGTAGAATTTTTGGAAAAAGGTGCAAAAAGTGCGAAAGATTTCAATATTTTGGGGGTTGCGTATTATAACCTTGGAAAAAGAAATAAGGCCATTTCAAACTTTAAAAGGGCACTCTATTTGGACCAAAATAACATAGATGCGCTTTTTAATCTTTCTGAAATATACATTCAACTTGGAAAATATGTTAAAGCAAAAGATTACGTGTTAATGCTTTTAAAAATGTATCCTACGTGGGATGTTTACGATATGTTATCGAATATTTATACGTTTGAAGGTTTTTTTGAGAGTGCATATGAGAGTTTAAAGAAAGCAATAGCGATAGCACCTCAAGAAAAAGCACATCTATTGAGAGAAAAGCTTGACTTATTAACGGAAAGAATGGAGAAAGTAAAATTGCAAAAAAAGCTTGCAATAGTGTGTGCAAAGGGATTTGATAATTTTATAGATGATATAGTACATGAATTATCTGATCAATATTGGGTGCAGCGTAGGGTAGTTAAAACTGAAAAAGAAATAAAAGATGCGATTAATTGGGCAGATATTGTATGGCTTGAATGGGCAAATGAAGTTGCTGTTATAGCTACAAATTATCCTGAAATTAAGGGAAAGCGTGTTGTTTTAAGACTTCATGGATATGAGTCGTTGAGAAAAGATTTTCTTTTAAAGATAAATTGGAATAATGTTGATGATTTGATATTTGTTGCGAAAAATGTTATGAAAACGGCTGTGGAAAACCAGCCAATTATACAAACTATTCCGATTCACTTTGTTCCGAATGGGATAAACCTTGAAAAATACAAATACAAAGTACGTGAAAAAGGTTACAACATAGGTTTTCTTGGATTTTTCAACTACAAGAAAAATCCCATATTAGCTGTCCAGATTCTAAAGAAATTGGTGGATAAGGATAAAAAATATAAACTTTATTGGGCGGGTCAGATACAGGATGATAGGATGTGGAGGTATATAAATTACATATTGAAAAAGATGGGTATAATAGAAAATTTTGTCTTTGATGGATGGGTAGACGATACAGACGAATGGTTGGAAGATAAGGATGTGTTTCTTTCAACTAGCATACACGAAGGTTATGGTATAGCGATAATGGAGGCTATGGCCAAAGGTATAAAGCCTGTAATACACAATTTTTACATAGCAGAAGAGTTTTACCCAAAAAAATACTTGTTTAATACAGTAGATGAGGCAGTAGATATGATAACAAATGATGACTATACTTCAGATGAATATAGAAAGTTTATTAAGAAGTATTCACTTAAAAATCAAATTCAAAAGATAAAATCGATTATACAAGGAATTTAA
- a CDS encoding tetratricopeptide repeat protein — protein sequence MLLVEKLLKAIELTKMGRLDEAEKIYKELIKENIPEAYNNLGNIYRKKGLIARAIEYYQKAIEIKPDFAECYFNLGCAYMEIDNYSMAIFSMEKAEKLGFKQFDLDVQLALCYLAVGNKKRANQRMKDEKVREEVLKYIEEG from the coding sequence ATGTTATTAGTGGAGAAGCTTCTAAAGGCGATTGAACTTACAAAGATGGGAAGGTTAGATGAAGCAGAAAAGATTTATAAAGAACTTATTAAAGAAAATATACCAGAGGCGTACAATAATTTGGGGAATATATATAGAAAGAAAGGGTTAATTGCAAGGGCTATTGAATACTATCAAAAAGCAATTGAGATAAAACCTGATTTTGCCGAGTGTTATTTTAATCTGGGCTGTGCGTATATGGAGATAGATAACTACTCTATGGCTATATTTAGCATGGAAAAGGCGGAAAAATTGGGATTTAAACAGTTTGATTTGGATGTGCAACTTGCATTATGTTACTTGGCAGTTGGAAATAAGAAGCGGGCAAATCAAAGGATGAAAGATGAAAAGGTGAGGGAAGAAGTATTAAAGTATATCGAGGAGGGGTAA
- the plsY gene encoding glycerol-3-phosphate 1-O-acyltransferase PlsY, with amino-acid sequence MKYLYPALIGYFLGAIPFSFFIAKIKGIDIRKTGSGNVGGTNVLRNAGAFYGALAFFFDIFKAYLAVILVGDLGLDSMLIAGVMAVFGHCYSVFLRFKGGKGVASTFGVFLAIYPWSGLVFFVFWLLIVSITKYVSLASMVGLTCGALFTWIMGKDFWPIFLALSLFSILRHRGNIERLIKGNERKTDVVGYFFGKVKKN; translated from the coding sequence GTGAAGTATCTTTATCCTGCTTTAATAGGTTACTTTTTAGGAGCGATCCCTTTCAGTTTTTTTATTGCAAAAATAAAGGGAATAGATATAAGGAAAACGGGAAGTGGAAATGTAGGAGGTACAAATGTATTAAGGAATGCAGGAGCATTTTACGGTGCACTTGCTTTCTTTTTTGATATATTCAAGGCGTATTTAGCGGTTATTTTAGTTGGAGATTTAGGTTTAGATTCCATGCTAATTGCTGGGGTTATGGCCGTTTTCGGACATTGTTATTCTGTCTTTTTGAGATTTAAAGGTGGCAAAGGTGTGGCAAGCACATTTGGAGTGTTTTTGGCAATTTATCCGTGGAGTGGACTTGTATTTTTTGTTTTTTGGCTTTTGATTGTTTCTATAACAAAATACGTTTCTCTTGCGTCTATGGTTGGTTTAACATGTGGTGCGCTTTTTACTTGGATTATGGGAAAAGACTTTTGGCCTATTTTTTTAGCACTTTCTCTCTTTTCCATATTGAGACATAGGGGAAATATTGAAAGATTAATAAAGGGAAATGAAAGAAAAACCGATGTAGTTGGATATTTCTTTGGGAAGGTGAAGAAAAATTGA
- a CDS encoding NHL repeat-containing protein — MKKIIVVFLILTVSCFAILTEEQSRQFLSEAIKLWGKGDFQAASKKMDDAITGSISAREIPWFWYFKAKVDIYNDRVDIAKENLETLLTFTNIEEIRDLYNKISIFNNPESVEINGYDFKFVEEYMGKEGLTEYFYSPVGLAVYGEIIYLIDKENKRLIKIKNGSIVDIKKLSFTPKSIATDSFGNLYISSNDAIYKNGKLLYSNLKSPIIAGVDRAGRIIVVDTTKIYAFGDKKTEKMLPIPTITLDCEINYENLYILDAYSGKILVYDLYTFKKKGEIPLKEKIWSFEVTPAGRIIYFIGNKIYVDGRQFEVNSTPMFIEYSYPNLFVIDWKEDVVKRYLLKDDLPIFVKVEDFETKDATLTLNVSVEDFFGNDIYLASEFLNLYEEDVREYIDINGKTITKDATNIASKNLLTDRFLGKTLYEDKNWKYTGGAKIAFKNRGKYVWQLTYNYAKIFPIPLVRVAVKFEMFDKKYSDIVIYTEDVISGEASKGD; from the coding sequence TTGAAGAAAATAATTGTTGTTTTTTTAATCTTAACAGTTTCTTGTTTTGCTATATTAACCGAAGAGCAAAGTAGGCAATTTTTAAGTGAAGCCATAAAGTTGTGGGGAAAAGGGGATTTTCAAGCTGCAAGCAAGAAAATGGATGATGCCATTACGGGAAGTATTTCCGCCCGTGAAATTCCATGGTTTTGGTATTTTAAGGCGAAAGTTGATATTTACAATGACCGTGTAGATATTGCTAAAGAAAATTTAGAAACTTTATTGACCTTTACCAATATAGAAGAAATAAGGGATTTGTACAATAAAATAAGCATATTTAACAACCCAGAAAGTGTAGAAATTAATGGGTATGACTTTAAATTTGTTGAAGAGTACATGGGAAAAGAAGGATTAACCGAGTATTTTTACTCACCTGTTGGACTTGCTGTGTACGGAGAGATAATATACTTAATAGATAAAGAAAATAAAAGATTAATTAAGATAAAAAATGGAAGTATAGTAGATATTAAAAAATTAAGTTTTACTCCAAAGAGTATAGCTACGGATAGTTTTGGAAATCTATACATATCGTCAAATGATGCTATTTACAAAAACGGTAAACTTTTGTATTCTAATTTAAAATCCCCTATTATTGCAGGTGTAGATAGAGCGGGAAGGATAATTGTTGTAGATACAACAAAGATTTATGCGTTTGGAGATAAAAAAACAGAAAAGATGTTACCTATTCCTACCATTACACTTGACTGTGAGATTAACTACGAAAATCTCTATATTTTAGATGCATATTCCGGCAAAATTTTGGTGTATGATCTGTATACATTTAAAAAGAAAGGTGAAATACCTTTAAAAGAAAAGATATGGAGTTTTGAAGTTACCCCAGCAGGAAGAATAATATATTTTATTGGCAACAAGATTTACGTAGACGGAAGACAATTTGAAGTTAACTCAACACCTATGTTTATAGAGTATTCTTATCCAAATCTCTTCGTTATTGATTGGAAAGAAGACGTTGTAAAGAGATATCTTTTAAAGGATGATTTACCGATTTTTGTGAAGGTGGAAGACTTTGAAACTAAAGATGCAACTTTAACTTTGAATGTTTCCGTTGAAGATTTTTTTGGGAATGATATATACCTTGCAAGTGAGTTTTTAAATTTATACGAAGAAGATGTAAGGGAATATATTGATATTAATGGAAAAACCATAACAAAGGATGCAACTAATATAGCATCAAAAAATCTTTTAACGGATAGATTCTTAGGAAAGACTTTATATGAAGATAAAAATTGGAAATATACAGGTGGTGCAAAAATAGCTTTTAAAAATAGGGGAAAATACGTGTGGCAATTAACGTATAATTACGCAAAAATCTTTCCTATTCCGCTTGTTAGAGTAGCAGTTAAATTTGAAATGTTCGATAAAAAGTACAGTGATATAGTTATATACACGGAGGATGTTATTAGTGGAGAAGCTTCTAAAGGCGATTGA